Proteins found in one Synechococcus sp. LA31 genomic segment:
- a CDS encoding TM0106 family RecB-like putative nuclease produces the protein MSSQIPLNDRLLRSWLRCKRRAWLDRFGDPDQRLWTAHRELQLDEQRRSFSTLFPSKPEHGEVAAAAGAPAVVGLRLRGQVAAMLVEAHPPLLQRVKGSSRWGEHAYRPVMFRQGRRTTREHRVVLALWGRLLGAEQQAPVANGLVLAGAGRGLEKETLNLAGSLPRQLEEALERLAGDLARSSPPPLVADRKKCVLCSWRGACDQVAAAEGHLSEVSGIGAKRRDMLLDLGINRLEHLAAAAPVQLAEALLVHGEQHAEMAEQLVTQALVQRDGVPLRRDPGAALPELASAPGVLIYDIESDPDARDDFLHGFVRLPRDGDGGWPSVAEAAAAPYHPLLALQEHGEARLWQRLQRLLAAYPDWPVLHYGETELLALVRLAQRQGAKERQIAALRSRMIDVHLRLRRYWWMPTNSYGLKATASWLGFRWRQQGVDGARALLWWRRWRLGGDGPEGRGSRQNLRRIFCYNHDDALATWAVARCLLEQDEPVEL, from the coding sequence GTGTCGAGCCAGATCCCGCTCAACGACCGGCTGTTGCGCAGCTGGCTGCGCTGCAAGCGCCGCGCTTGGTTGGATCGATTTGGCGACCCCGATCAACGGCTGTGGACGGCTCACCGCGAGTTGCAGCTCGATGAGCAGCGCCGCAGTTTCTCCACGCTCTTTCCCAGCAAGCCTGAACACGGTGAGGTGGCTGCTGCTGCGGGTGCTCCAGCGGTGGTGGGGCTGCGGTTGCGGGGGCAGGTGGCGGCCATGCTTGTGGAAGCCCACCCGCCTCTGCTGCAACGGGTGAAGGGCTCCAGCCGTTGGGGTGAACACGCCTACCGGCCGGTGATGTTTCGCCAGGGGCGCCGCACCACCCGTGAGCATCGGGTGGTGCTGGCGCTGTGGGGCCGCTTGCTGGGGGCAGAGCAGCAGGCGCCTGTGGCCAATGGCCTGGTGCTGGCCGGCGCTGGGCGGGGTCTCGAGAAAGAAACGCTCAACCTCGCCGGCAGCCTTCCCCGCCAGCTCGAGGAGGCCCTGGAGCGCCTGGCGGGCGATTTGGCACGCTCCAGCCCGCCGCCGTTGGTGGCCGACCGTAAGAAATGTGTGCTCTGCAGCTGGCGCGGTGCCTGTGATCAGGTGGCTGCCGCTGAGGGGCACCTCAGCGAAGTGAGCGGCATCGGTGCCAAGCGGCGCGACATGCTCCTGGACCTCGGCATCAACCGGCTGGAGCACCTCGCTGCAGCTGCGCCGGTGCAGCTGGCCGAGGCACTGCTGGTGCATGGCGAGCAGCACGCCGAGATGGCTGAGCAGCTGGTGACCCAGGCGCTGGTGCAACGCGATGGTGTGCCGTTGCGGCGGGATCCAGGCGCAGCCCTGCCGGAGTTGGCCTCAGCGCCAGGCGTCCTGATCTACGACATCGAATCTGACCCCGACGCCCGCGACGATTTCCTGCATGGCTTTGTGCGGCTGCCACGAGATGGGGATGGCGGCTGGCCCAGCGTGGCTGAAGCCGCCGCGGCTCCGTATCACCCCTTGCTGGCGCTACAGGAGCACGGGGAAGCACGGCTGTGGCAGCGGCTGCAGCGCCTGCTGGCGGCCTACCCCGATTGGCCGGTGTTGCACTACGGCGAAACCGAACTTCTGGCGCTGGTGCGCCTGGCCCAGCGCCAGGGCGCCAAAGAGCGCCAGATCGCTGCGCTGCGCAGCCGGATGATCGATGTACACCTGCGTCTGCGGCGCTATTGGTGGATGCCCACCAACAGTTATGGCCTCAAGGCCACCGCCAGCTGGCTGGGGTTCCGTTGGCGCCAGCAGGGGGTGGATGGAGCACGGGCGCTGCTGTGGTGGCGGCGCTGGCGCCTCGGCGGTGACGGCCCCGAGGGCCGCGGCTCCCGCCAAAACCTGCGGCGCATTTTTTGCTACAACCACGATGACGCCTTGGCCACCTGGGCGGTGGCCCGCTGTTTGCTGGAGCAAGACGAGCCTGTTGAGCTTTGA
- a CDS encoding phosphoglucomutase/phosphomannomutase family protein — protein MAASAPLPLEASPIAFGTDGWRGILGVDITVERLLPVAAAAARELEFSAPEGLNSREIVIGYDRRFLAPELAEAICSAVRGADLVPVLAEAAIPTPAASWAVVERQALGALVITASHNPPEWLGLKIKGPFGGSVEGEFTQRVERRLEAGGITVPIPGETLRFNAMGTYLAGLKAKVNTAALSEGLQSLNLQVIVDPMHGSAAGGLSRLLEGAATSDHLREIRSNRDPLFGGNPPEPLAPYLKELIAEVRASTLAGRPAVGIVFDGDGDRIAAVDEHGRFCSTQLLMPLFIDHLARAKGLPGSVIKTVSGSDLMQLVAEGLDRPVIEKAVGFKYIAAEMLASEVLVGGEESGGVGFGGHLPERDALYAALLLIEALVEGGKPLGERVSELQQRCGGAASYDRLDLRLRDMATRQRLEQFLAATPPQEVAGAAVQEVISTDGVKLRLGPSHWLMLRFSGTEPLLRLYCEAPSDARVAEVLAWARQLAEGI, from the coding sequence ATGGCTGCGTCCGCGCCCCTGCCCCTGGAGGCCAGCCCGATCGCCTTCGGCACCGACGGCTGGCGCGGCATCCTCGGGGTCGACATCACCGTGGAACGGCTGCTGCCGGTGGCCGCCGCCGCCGCCCGCGAGCTGGAATTTTCAGCACCGGAAGGGTTGAACAGCCGCGAAATCGTGATCGGCTACGACCGCCGGTTTCTGGCGCCCGAGCTGGCTGAAGCCATCTGCAGTGCTGTGCGAGGCGCCGATCTGGTGCCTGTACTGGCCGAAGCAGCGATCCCCACACCAGCCGCCAGCTGGGCCGTGGTGGAACGCCAGGCCCTGGGGGCACTGGTGATCACCGCCAGCCACAACCCGCCCGAATGGCTCGGCCTGAAGATCAAGGGCCCCTTCGGCGGCTCAGTTGAAGGGGAGTTCACCCAGCGGGTGGAGCGGCGCCTTGAAGCTGGCGGCATCACCGTGCCGATCCCCGGCGAAACGCTGCGCTTTAACGCCATGGGTACCTACCTGGCGGGCCTCAAAGCCAAGGTGAACACAGCTGCTCTGAGTGAAGGGCTGCAAAGCCTCAACCTGCAGGTGATCGTGGATCCCATGCACGGTTCGGCCGCCGGTGGCCTCAGCCGCCTGCTGGAGGGCGCTGCCACCAGCGACCACCTGCGTGAGATCCGCTCCAACCGCGATCCGCTGTTCGGCGGCAATCCGCCCGAACCCTTGGCTCCTTACCTAAAAGAGCTGATCGCTGAGGTGCGCGCTTCCACCCTCGCAGGCCGGCCAGCCGTGGGGATCGTGTTCGATGGCGATGGCGATCGCATCGCCGCGGTGGATGAGCACGGCCGCTTCTGCAGCACCCAGCTGCTGATGCCGCTGTTCATTGATCACCTGGCCCGCGCCAAGGGGCTACCGGGCAGCGTGATCAAAACCGTGAGCGGCTCCGATCTGATGCAGCTGGTGGCCGAAGGACTGGACCGCCCGGTGATCGAAAAGGCCGTGGGCTTCAAGTACATCGCCGCCGAGATGCTGGCCAGCGAGGTGCTGGTGGGCGGCGAGGAATCCGGCGGGGTGGGTTTCGGCGGCCACCTGCCCGAGCGTGATGCGCTCTACGCGGCGCTGCTGCTGATCGAGGCCCTGGTGGAAGGTGGCAAGCCCCTGGGCGAGCGGGTGAGCGAACTGCAGCAGCGCTGCGGTGGCGCCGCTTCCTACGACCGCCTTGATCTGCGCCTGCGCGACATGGCCACCCGCCAACGGCTGGAGCAGTTCCTGGCCGCCACGCCGCCCCAGGAGGTGGCGGGTGCAGCGGTGCAGGAGGTGATCAGCACCGATGGCGTGAAGCTGCGCCTCGGCCCCAGCCATTGGCTGATGCTGCGTTTCTCGGGCACTGAACCCTTGCTGCGCCTCTATTGCGAGGCTCCCAGCGACGCCCGCGTGGCCGAAGTGCTCGCCTGGGCCCGCCAGCTAGCGGAGGGGATCTGA
- the rdgB gene encoding RdgB/HAM1 family non-canonical purine NTP pyrophosphatase codes for MTTLVIASGNAGKVREFSKLLADLGLHIQQQPEGLDVEETGSTFAENARIKAEAVARATGCWALADDSGLSVDALGGAPGVHSARYADTDTARIERLLQELATAGAATTVARSAQFTAALALANPDGEVVLEVEGICPGTILKSPRGEGGFGYDPVFFVPEAGLTFAEMPHSQKAGLGHRGRAFAALKPRLSELLSSTAP; via the coding sequence ATGACCACCCTCGTGATCGCCAGCGGCAACGCCGGCAAGGTGCGCGAATTCAGCAAGCTTCTGGCCGATCTGGGGCTCCACATCCAGCAGCAGCCCGAAGGTCTAGACGTGGAGGAAACCGGCAGCACCTTTGCCGAGAACGCACGGATCAAAGCCGAAGCCGTGGCTCGCGCCACCGGCTGCTGGGCCCTGGCCGACGACTCCGGCCTGAGCGTGGATGCCCTCGGCGGCGCCCCCGGCGTGCATTCAGCGCGCTACGCCGACACCGACACAGCCCGGATCGAACGGTTGCTGCAGGAGCTAGCCACTGCAGGAGCGGCGACGACGGTCGCCCGCAGTGCTCAATTCACCGCTGCCCTAGCCCTGGCCAACCCGGATGGAGAGGTGGTGTTGGAAGTGGAAGGCATCTGTCCCGGCACGATCCTGAAATCGCCCCGCGGCGAAGGCGGCTTCGGCTACGACCCGGTGTTCTTCGTGCCGGAAGCTGGTCTCACCTTTGCCGAGATGCCCCACAGCCAGAAGGCTGGGCTCGGACATCGGGGCCGGGCCTTTGCCGCGTTGAAACCGCGGCTATCAGAGCTACTCAGCTCGACAGCTCCGTGA
- a CDS encoding nucleotidyltransferase domain-containing protein, whose protein sequence is MPVSAAHRRHWQQRLEADAVAIRERRHWAERQAQWSADALRAKWPQIHAVWLFGSALEPGFTLQSDLDLCVEGLPSDALLDAMALLDHVELPGSPQAQRLPVDLVRLESLPPHWQQRMRERSRLLA, encoded by the coding sequence ATGCCTGTTTCAGCAGCCCATCGGCGCCACTGGCAGCAGCGGCTTGAAGCGGACGCTGTCGCGATCCGTGAGCGGCGCCATTGGGCAGAACGGCAGGCCCAATGGTCTGCCGATGCTTTGCGTGCCAAGTGGCCTCAGATCCATGCTGTGTGGCTGTTTGGTTCTGCTCTAGAGCCGGGCTTCACCTTGCAGTCCGATCTCGATCTCTGCGTTGAAGGGCTGCCCAGCGACGCGCTCCTGGACGCCATGGCTTTGCTGGATCACGTGGAGCTGCCAGGTTCACCACAGGCGCAGAGACTTCCTGTGGATCTGGTGCGGCTGGAGTCGCTACCGCCCCACTGGCAGCAGCGCATGCGGGAACGTTCTCGGCTTCTGGCGTGA
- a CDS encoding SIMPL domain-containing protein yields MVSLRFAAVALSALPLAVPVQAQPLSCNGTLLQLQVQEQGSAAFDRFSFNLGLEAEAPTKAAALDQLNARLSAVRKAVTPLASGKLTVPAPSTYRSGAGSAGPLRERATTTVSGTVSKANYNALIQAAGRLPGVNLRGFTAEAASGSAAQLRTRLLREALAEGQRQAQATADALGLRRVQLLRIDQRGGSSIRPMPYAMAARTSFNPDEARAPQSSVSLGLDYCLQ; encoded by the coding sequence GTGGTTTCGCTCCGGTTCGCTGCTGTTGCTCTGAGTGCCCTGCCGCTGGCGGTGCCGGTTCAGGCTCAGCCGCTCAGCTGCAACGGCACCCTGCTCCAACTGCAGGTGCAGGAGCAGGGCAGTGCCGCCTTCGATCGCTTCAGCTTCAACCTGGGCCTTGAGGCCGAAGCCCCCACCAAGGCCGCGGCGCTCGATCAGCTGAATGCCCGACTGTCGGCAGTGCGCAAGGCGGTGACGCCCCTGGCCAGCGGCAAGCTCACGGTTCCGGCACCATCCACCTATCGCAGCGGCGCCGGCAGCGCAGGGCCCCTGCGTGAGCGGGCCACCACCACGGTGTCGGGCACGGTGAGCAAGGCGAATTACAACGCCTTGATTCAGGCAGCTGGCCGGTTGCCCGGCGTGAACCTGCGCGGCTTCACGGCGGAAGCGGCCAGTGGCAGTGCGGCCCAGCTGCGCACGCGGTTGCTGCGGGAGGCGTTGGCGGAGGGGCAGCGGCAGGCGCAGGCCACGGCTGATGCGCTGGGTCTGCGGCGGGTGCAGCTCCTACGCATCGACCAACGCGGCGGCAGTTCGATTCGTCCGATGCCCTACGCGATGGCAGCGCGCACTAGCTTCAATCCCGATGAGGCTCGGGCTCCTCAGAGCAGCGTGAGCCTGGGGTTGGACTACTGCCTGCAATGA
- a CDS encoding YciI family protein, with product MPWFLKQETFLRSYAEMRPHLQAHRAWVEQLREAGTVLSSGYLVDGAGQPGGGGLLLLQSADYAEAEALVLQDPMVRSGGVEWRLQEWRPSVGDLGVG from the coding sequence ATGCCCTGGTTCTTGAAGCAGGAAACCTTCCTGCGTTCCTATGCGGAGATGAGGCCCCACCTGCAGGCGCATCGCGCCTGGGTGGAGCAGTTGCGTGAGGCTGGCACCGTGCTCAGCAGCGGCTATTTGGTGGACGGGGCTGGGCAGCCTGGTGGGGGCGGCCTGCTGCTGCTGCAATCTGCCGACTACGCCGAGGCGGAAGCCTTGGTGCTGCAAGACCCGATGGTGCGCAGCGGCGGCGTGGAATGGCGACTGCAGGAATGGCGGCCGTCAGTCGGTGATCTGGGCGTGGGCTGA
- a CDS encoding carotenoid oxygenase family protein, protein MTTAPAAAPAYDRADWASAFRNVGVELDGVALTVARGTIPPELEGTLYRNGPGRLERGGHWVHHPFDGDGMITALRFAGGQAELRNRFVRTEGWQAEEAADKFLYRGVFGTQKPGGIAANAFDLRLKNIANTHVVRLGDQLLALWEAAEPHALDPHTLETRGLSRLDGLLKKGEAFSAHPRFDPGHHGAPRMVTFGVKAGPRSTIRLMEFSSAGELLADSKHSFKGFAFLHDFAITPNWAVFLQNAVAFNPTGFVLGQKGAAQCLSSKPGEQGQFWLIPRSSGSAAGREPLQIAAPEGFVFHHLNAFEEGDELVVDSIYYADFPSIGPDVDFRQVDFESIPEGQLVRCRINLIDGSVTSELLEGRTCEFAMVNPARQGLDAHVSWMAVAERERGNDPLQAIKKLDLRSGEGRVWSAAPRGFVSEPVMVPRPGATAEDDGWVLCLVWNGARCGSDLVILDAASMAEAAVLELPLAVPHGLHGSWAPAAA, encoded by the coding sequence ATGACTACTGCTCCTGCTGCCGCTCCCGCCTACGACCGCGCTGATTGGGCCAGCGCCTTCCGCAATGTGGGCGTGGAGCTCGATGGCGTCGCGCTCACGGTGGCACGCGGCACGATCCCGCCGGAGCTCGAGGGCACCCTCTACCGCAATGGACCCGGCCGGCTGGAGCGCGGTGGCCATTGGGTGCATCACCCCTTTGATGGCGACGGCATGATCACCGCCCTGCGCTTCGCGGGCGGCCAGGCGGAGCTGCGCAACCGTTTCGTGCGCACGGAGGGTTGGCAGGCGGAGGAAGCGGCCGACAAATTCCTCTACCGCGGTGTGTTCGGCACCCAGAAGCCCGGTGGCATCGCCGCCAATGCCTTCGACCTGCGGCTCAAGAACATCGCCAACACCCATGTGGTGCGCCTCGGTGATCAGCTCCTGGCGCTGTGGGAGGCGGCTGAGCCCCACGCCCTCGATCCCCACACCTTGGAAACCCGCGGCCTCAGCCGCCTCGATGGCTTGCTGAAAAAGGGCGAGGCCTTCAGCGCCCACCCTCGCTTTGATCCCGGCCATCACGGCGCGCCCCGCATGGTGACCTTCGGCGTGAAGGCGGGCCCGCGCAGCACGATCAGGCTGATGGAGTTCTCCAGCGCGGGTGAACTGCTGGCCGACAGCAAGCACAGCTTCAAGGGCTTTGCCTTCCTGCACGACTTCGCCATCACCCCCAACTGGGCGGTGTTCCTGCAGAACGCCGTGGCCTTCAACCCCACCGGCTTCGTGCTCGGCCAGAAGGGTGCAGCGCAGTGCCTGAGCTCCAAGCCGGGAGAGCAGGGTCAGTTCTGGTTGATCCCCCGCAGTTCAGGCAGCGCCGCTGGCCGTGAGCCGCTGCAGATCGCCGCGCCGGAAGGCTTTGTGTTCCACCACCTCAATGCTTTTGAGGAGGGCGATGAACTGGTGGTGGATTCGATCTATTACGCCGATTTCCCCTCGATCGGGCCCGATGTGGATTTCCGCCAGGTGGATTTCGAGAGCATCCCCGAAGGTCAGCTGGTGCGCTGCCGCATCAACCTCATCGATGGCAGCGTGACCAGCGAGCTGCTCGAGGGTCGCACCTGCGAATTTGCGATGGTGAACCCCGCTCGGCAGGGCTTGGATGCTCACGTGAGCTGGATGGCTGTGGCCGAGCGCGAGCGGGGTAACGATCCTCTGCAGGCGATCAAGAAGCTCGATCTCCGCAGCGGGGAAGGCCGGGTGTGGAGCGCTGCACCGCGCGGGTTTGTGAGTGAGCCGGTGATGGTGCCCCGCCCTGGTGCCACGGCGGAAGACGACGGGTGGGTGCTCTGCCTGGTGTGGAACGGCGCCCGCTGCGGCAGCGATCTGGTGATTCTCGATGCAGCGTCGATGGCGGAGGCGGCCGTGCTGGAACTGCCCCTGGCGGTGCCCCACGGCCTGCATGGCAGCTGGGCGCCTGCAGCGGCTTGA
- a CDS encoding MFS transporter: protein MRYRLLWLVSLVFVVWMIWAETSFQYFEHPVAQELKLTPSSLSLVVAAFLLPYGLMQVPVGWILDRGVAERWLIGSAAMAAVLTSAFGLSGDFYGLLLSRAGMGLACAVAFPASALLAHRALPPQRFALAIGFTDSLLGVGASLAALMPLFLAPDQWRLLAWFQSGALILLVVLPAFALTRRIEVAPRALPVPTSPNARWSASGRRRVLLAALIYAWGGGLIFGLAQYGLISGLQQWSTGLKISASFSLSLGMSLGMVLSGWFGSVPKRRAPMLLSGAVAVSLAFCVLVLAQGLAQGVVIAVAAVLGLGVGTAVLAFPMAEDAAPAGSTALAAALVNSVGTLTGALMTAVSGLILQLSRPGDTSLVLVVYGLLCCAGIVVALLAQRLSPAPQVA from the coding sequence ATGCGTTATCGCTTGCTCTGGCTGGTCAGCCTGGTGTTTGTGGTTTGGATGATCTGGGCTGAAACCAGCTTTCAATACTTCGAACACCCGGTTGCCCAAGAACTCAAACTCACGCCTTCCAGCCTTTCGTTGGTCGTCGCTGCTTTTTTGTTGCCGTATGGCTTGATGCAGGTCCCTGTGGGGTGGATCCTGGATCGAGGCGTTGCTGAACGCTGGCTGATTGGGTCGGCTGCCATGGCCGCTGTTCTCACCTCCGCCTTTGGGTTGAGCGGTGATTTTTATGGTCTATTGCTCAGTCGAGCTGGGATGGGCTTGGCCTGTGCTGTGGCCTTCCCCGCTTCCGCGTTGCTGGCCCACCGGGCATTGCCACCGCAACGTTTTGCCTTGGCCATTGGTTTCACCGACAGCCTGCTGGGTGTTGGTGCGTCTCTCGCTGCCTTGATGCCGTTGTTTTTGGCGCCTGATCAATGGCGTTTGCTTGCTTGGTTTCAAAGCGGCGCGTTGATCCTGCTGGTGGTTCTGCCTGCATTCGCGTTGACCCGCCGCATCGAGGTCGCGCCCCGTGCCCTCCCAGTCCCGACGTCGCCCAACGCGCGCTGGAGCGCTTCAGGGCGTCGTCGGGTTCTCCTGGCGGCCTTGATCTATGCCTGGGGCGGGGGTTTGATTTTTGGTTTGGCTCAATACGGCTTGATCTCTGGATTGCAGCAGTGGAGTACGGGCTTGAAGATCTCTGCTTCCTTCTCGCTCTCTCTGGGAATGTCGCTGGGCATGGTTCTTTCGGGCTGGTTCGGTTCGGTGCCAAAGCGCAGGGCGCCCATGCTCCTGAGCGGTGCGGTGGCTGTGAGCCTGGCGTTCTGTGTGTTGGTTCTCGCCCAGGGGCTGGCGCAGGGCGTGGTGATTGCGGTGGCTGCCGTTTTGGGTTTGGGCGTTGGCACTGCTGTTTTGGCTTTCCCGATGGCGGAGGACGCCGCTCCTGCTGGATCAACAGCTCTCGCTGCAGCCTTGGTTAACTCAGTGGGCACGTTGACCGGCGCTTTGATGACAGCGGTGTCGGGTTTGATCTTGCAGTTGTCGCGGCCGGGCGACACAAGCCTGGTGCTCGTTGTGTACGGCCTGCTCTGCTGCGCGGGAATCGTCGTGGCTCTGCTGGCTCAGCGACTCTCGCCAGCGCCGCAAGTCGCTTAA
- the hisB gene encoding imidazoleglycerol-phosphate dehydratase HisB, which produces MRTGEIHRVTGETDVRVKLNLDGTGACSASTGVPFLDHMLHQISSHGLIDLEINAVGDTHIDDHHTNEDVGIAIGQALAQALGDRRGIHRFGHFLAPLDEALVQVALDCSGRPHLSFGLQIPAQKIGSYDTELVKEFFVAVVNNSGLTLHIRQLDGVNSHHIVEACFKAFARALRLATEIDPRRAGAVPSSKGVLERAGA; this is translated from the coding sequence ATGCGCACAGGCGAGATCCACCGCGTCACCGGTGAAACCGATGTGCGCGTCAAGCTGAACCTCGATGGCACAGGCGCCTGCAGCGCCAGCACTGGCGTGCCCTTTCTGGACCACATGCTCCATCAGATCAGCAGCCATGGGCTGATCGACCTGGAGATCAACGCCGTGGGTGATACCCACATCGATGATCACCACACCAATGAAGACGTGGGCATCGCCATCGGCCAGGCCCTGGCCCAGGCCTTGGGCGACCGGCGCGGGATCCACCGCTTCGGCCACTTCTTGGCACCGCTTGATGAAGCGCTGGTGCAGGTGGCGCTCGATTGCAGCGGCCGCCCGCATCTGAGCTTCGGTTTGCAGATCCCCGCCCAGAAGATCGGCAGCTACGACACCGAGCTGGTGAAAGAGTTTTTCGTGGCCGTGGTGAACAACTCCGGCCTCACCCTGCACATTCGCCAGCTCGATGGCGTGAATTCGCACCACATCGTGGAGGCTTGCTTCAAGGCCTTCGCCCGGGCGCTGCGCCTGGCCACTGAGATCGATCCCCGCCGAGCCGGCGCCGTGCCCAGCAGCAAAGGGGTGCTCGAGCGAGCCGGGGCCTGA
- a CDS encoding Nif11-like leader peptide family RiPP precursor, which produces MSKAQLMAFLAKADTNPAIQQRIDAAADVSAVVAIAREEGFLFSAASLSRHQRG; this is translated from the coding sequence ATGTCAAAAGCTCAACTTATGGCTTTTCTGGCCAAGGCCGACACCAACCCCGCCATCCAGCAGCGCATCGATGCCGCCGCTGATGTGAGCGCCGTGGTGGCCATCGCCCGTGAAGAGGGCTTCCTGTTCTCGGCCGCCAGCCTCTCCCGTCACCAGCGCGGCTGA
- the fabI gene encoding enoyl-ACP reductase FabI — MLLDLRGKKALVTGIANNKSIAWGIAQQLHAAGAELGVTYLPDEKGRFEGKVRDLTAPLAPTLFEPLNVQDPAQIEAVFSRVKEQWGSIDVLVHCLAYAGKDELVGDYSNISPEGFGRALEVSAYSLAPLCRYAKPLFNEGASVITLSYLGAERAIPNYNVMGVAKAALEASVRYLAAELGAEKQVRVNAISAGPIRTLASSAIGGILDMIHNVEAKAPLHRTVTQDEVGGTAAFLASPLSSGITGQVIYVDAGYCITGM, encoded by the coding sequence ATGCTCCTCGACCTGCGCGGCAAGAAGGCCCTCGTCACCGGCATCGCTAACAACAAGTCGATCGCCTGGGGCATCGCCCAGCAGCTGCATGCCGCCGGCGCTGAGCTGGGGGTGACCTACCTCCCCGATGAGAAGGGCCGCTTTGAAGGCAAGGTGCGCGACCTCACCGCTCCCCTGGCCCCCACCCTGTTCGAACCCCTCAACGTGCAGGACCCGGCTCAGATCGAAGCCGTGTTCTCCCGGGTGAAGGAGCAGTGGGGCTCCATCGATGTGCTCGTGCATTGCCTGGCCTATGCCGGTAAAGACGAGCTGGTGGGCGATTACTCCAACATTTCCCCGGAAGGCTTTGGCCGCGCGCTCGAGGTGAGCGCCTACTCGTTGGCGCCGCTCTGCCGCTACGCCAAGCCCCTGTTCAACGAGGGCGCCAGCGTGATCACCCTCAGCTACCTGGGGGCTGAGCGTGCCATCCCTAACTACAACGTGATGGGCGTGGCGAAGGCGGCCCTGGAGGCCTCCGTGCGTTATTTGGCCGCTGAGCTGGGTGCCGAGAAGCAGGTGCGCGTGAACGCCATCAGCGCTGGCCCGATCCGCACCCTGGCCAGCTCGGCCATCGGTGGCATCCTCGACATGATCCACAACGTGGAGGCAAAGGCCCCGCTGCACCGCACCGTGACCCAAGACGAAGTGGGCGGTACCGCGGCCTTCCTGGCCAGCCCGCTCTCGAGCGGCATCACCGGCCAGGTGATCTATGTGGATGCCGGCTACTGCATCACCGGCATGTGA
- a CDS encoding FAD-binding domain-containing protein, with protein MDRALAIGGFSPSHGHRPQAAGSAPGLLHPVATDSLSGAPLSWPEQPGELPRQFESRQALEAELQRLFPKAEGNLSSIRGGRRQAEQLLGRIQPARYAKGRNFLDGPVTRLSPYIRHGALSLAEVRDAVFAKLRSRTDGEKLINELGWRDYWQRLWQQLGNEIWRDQEELKTGHHPGAYSPELPADTAEGRTGLACMDGFIAELHSTGWLHNHARMWLAAYLVHWRRIRWQAGAQWFLRHLLDGDPASNNLSWQWVASSFSHKPYFFNRANLERYSNGSYCRRCPLSEQGCPFEASYEQLEAELFKPIPSVRAVENNNRQRNNPRPSGGNAALSRPSRRP; from the coding sequence ATGGATCGGGCGCTTGCGATCGGGGGATTCTCCCCCAGCCACGGCCACCGGCCCCAAGCGGCAGGATCGGCGCCTGGATTGCTCCACCCCGTGGCCACCGATTCCCTTAGCGGCGCACCGCTCAGCTGGCCCGAGCAGCCAGGCGAGCTGCCGCGCCAGTTCGAGAGCCGCCAGGCGCTTGAGGCCGAGCTGCAACGCCTCTTCCCAAAAGCCGAGGGCAACCTCAGTTCGATCCGCGGCGGCCGACGCCAAGCCGAGCAGCTGCTGGGCCGCATCCAGCCGGCGCGGTACGCCAAGGGGCGCAACTTCCTCGATGGCCCAGTTACGCGCCTCTCGCCCTACATCCGCCACGGGGCGCTGAGCCTGGCGGAGGTGCGCGATGCCGTGTTCGCGAAGCTGCGCTCCCGCACAGACGGCGAAAAGCTGATCAATGAGCTCGGCTGGCGCGACTACTGGCAGCGCCTCTGGCAGCAGCTGGGCAATGAGATCTGGCGCGATCAAGAAGAGCTCAAAACCGGCCACCATCCCGGCGCCTACAGCCCTGAGCTTCCCGCCGACACCGCCGAAGGCCGCACCGGGCTGGCCTGCATGGATGGCTTCATCGCCGAGCTCCACAGCACGGGCTGGCTGCACAACCACGCCCGCATGTGGCTGGCGGCCTATCTGGTGCATTGGCGCCGCATCCGCTGGCAGGCCGGTGCCCAATGGTTTCTGCGCCACCTGCTCGATGGCGACCCCGCCAGCAACAACCTCAGCTGGCAGTGGGTGGCCAGCAGCTTCAGCCACAAGCCCTACTTCTTCAATCGCGCCAACCTCGAGCGCTACAGCAATGGCAGCTACTGCCGCCGCTGTCCCCTGAGCGAGCAGGGCTGCCCGTTCGAGGCCAGCTACGAGCAGCTGGAGGCCGAGCTGTTCAAACCGATACCGAGCGTGCGCGCGGTGGAGAACAACAACCGCCAACGCAACAACCCGCGGCCATCCGGTGGCAACGCCGCCCTGAGCCGTCCCAGCCGTCGCCCATAG